The genomic window ACTGGCCCTGGAACTCCCAGAGCGCGAGCGGCAGGGTCCGCTGCTCGGGGCTCTGGGTGAGGATGAGCGGCAGCACGAAGCCGTTCCACACGGTCAGTCCCTGGTAAATGGTGACCGTGACAAGGGCGGGCCGGGTCAGCGGGAAGGCCAGACGCCACAGGGTGCCCCATTCGGTGGCGCCGTCCATCCGCATCGATTCGAAGAGTTCCTTCGGCACGTCGCGGATGAAGTTCGCCAGGACCAGCACCGACAGCGGGATGGCGAAGGCGAGCGAGGGCAGGATGATCGCGCCGAGGGTGTCGTACATCTGAATCTTGATGATGATCAGATAGATCGGGATGATCACCGCCTGCAGCGGGATCGCCAGGCCCATCAGGAACAGTCCGTTGACACCGCGCAGGAACCGGCTGGCGGCCCCGCCCCGGATGATCGCGTAGGCGGCCATGAACGACATCAGCACCGCCGGGCCGACCGCCCCGACCGTGACGATGGTGCTGTTCATGAAGTACTGGACGAAGTTGTTCTCCAGCACGAACCGGTAGTTCTCCAGCGTCGGTGACGTCGGCGGCGCAAGCGGGTTGGTGGCGTAGTAGTCGCCCGACACCTTGAGGCTGGTGATGACGATCCAGTAGATCGGCATGATCACGACCGCCAGCCACAGCCAGCCGGCCAGGCCGCCGAGGAGGTTCCACTGCTTCGGATGGAAACGCCGGCGGCGCGAGGCGGGAGGCCGGTCCACCACAGGCGGAGGAGGAGACAGCACGGTCGTCACGTCACATTCCTTCCAACTGGCTGTCGGCCTGGTTGCGGCCGCCGAGCCGGCGCAGCCCGAGCGCGAGGACGAGGCCGCACAGCACCAGGATGACGGCGATCGCACTGGCCGGGCCCATCAGGTTGGCCTTGAATCCGCGCTGGTACATCTCGACGGCCAGGGCGCTGGTGGCATCGCCGGGGCCACCGGCGGTGAGCACCCAGATCAGGTCGAAGAAGGTCAGCGACCCGACGACCATCAGCGTCGACGAGGTGATGATCGTGTACTTGAGCTGCGGCAGGGTGATGCTGAAGAACTGCCGGATCCGGCCGGCCCCGTCGATCTGGGCGGCCTCGTACATGCTGGCCGGGATCTGCCGCACCCCGCCCTGGTAGATCAGTGAGTGGAACGGGATGAACTGCCAGGACACCACGAAGACCACGACACCCAGCGCCAGTACGGGGTCACCGAGCCAGTCCTGCTGCAGGAACTCGATCCCGAGGCTGGCGCCGAGTCCGAAGTTCGGGTCGAGCAGCGCCTTGTAGGTGATCGAGATGGCGGCCTGACTGAGCAGCAGCGGGACGAAGTAGAGCACCGCGA from Actinoplanes derwentensis includes these protein-coding regions:
- a CDS encoding carbohydrate ABC transporter permease → MTTVLSPPPPVVDRPPASRRRRFHPKQWNLLGGLAGWLWLAVVIMPIYWIVITSLKVSGDYYATNPLAPPTSPTLENYRFVLENNFVQYFMNSTIVTVGAVGPAVLMSFMAAYAIIRGGAASRFLRGVNGLFLMGLAIPLQAVIIPIYLIIIKIQMYDTLGAIILPSLAFAIPLSVLVLANFIRDVPKELFESMRMDGATEWGTLWRLAFPLTRPALVTVTIYQGLTVWNGFVLPLILTQSPEQRTLPLALWEFQGQYSVNIPAVLASVVLTTLPILTLYVIGRRQLLSGLTAGFGK
- a CDS encoding carbohydrate ABC transporter permease — translated: MRTAPPGSNNAGGSGSVSWMAWPALIAFTLFGLVPLVGVFLLSFTSWNISGDIKPAGLQSWRTVLADPDLLHSLWVTFLIMGFSWLVQTPLSILIGVFLAAQHRYRAVLAVLYFVPLLLSQAAISITYKALLDPNFGLGASLGIEFLQQDWLGDPVLALGVVVFVVSWQFIPFHSLIYQGGVRQIPASMYEAAQIDGAGRIRQFFSITLPQLKYTIITSSTLMVVGSLTFFDLIWVLTAGGPGDATSALAVEMYQRGFKANLMGPASAIAVILVLCGLVLALGLRRLGGRNQADSQLEGM